A single genomic interval of Zingiber officinale cultivar Zhangliang chromosome 4A, Zo_v1.1, whole genome shotgun sequence harbors:
- the LOC121970515 gene encoding desmethyl-deoxy-podophyllotoxin synthase-like, with protein MAMDLSITSFLSSSLLLLLLLLLKLRNKQRGSSLLPPGPRPLPVIGSMHLVGELPQKSMAALAKQYGPVMHLKLGEISTVVVSSPESAAEVTKTRDAVFANRPASLAYKILSFGGKGVLFTPYGSNSRELRKMSTMSLLSAKQVRFFRSIREQETVNMLRSVASEASGSIVNLSTQIMRLTNDITARALIGGKCRYQTEFLALVDESIEEMSGFSLVDSFPSWAGLIGSLNGVRRKLTRLLAQIDLIIGSILDEHRAAWELSGEKEEKDLIDVMLRIQHEESLPFSLTDEFIIAIAMDLFVAGSDTSSTTLQWIMSELIRNPAVMKRAQQEVRETFGGDGKPAEEDVGKLSYLKLVIKETLRLHPPAPFLIRICLEPTELLGYQIPANTRVLVNAWAIARDPAVWGDDAEEFRPERFEGSAVDYKGTHFELLPFGSGRKMCAGMGFGVATVEFPLACLLYYFDWKLPEKEIELDMRETFKLTSKRKTDLCLRAVPRLPLP; from the exons ATGGCAATGGATCTCTCTATCACTTCCTTCCTCAGTTCTTCCTtactgctcctcctcctccttctcctcaagCTCAGGAACAAGCAGCGTGGCAGCAGCCTGCTTCCTCCCGGACCACGGCCGCTGCCCGTCATCGGAAGCATGCACCTCGTTGGAGAATTGCCGCAAAAATCCATGGCCGCCCTGGCCAAGCAATACGGCCCGGTGATGCACCTAAAGCTGGGGGAGATCTCCACCGTGGTGGTCTCCTCCCCGGAATCGGCAGCCGAGGTGACCAAGACCCGCGATGCCGTCTTCGCGAACCGGCCGGCGTCGCTGGCCTACAAGATCCTTTCCTTCGGAGGCAAGGGCGTGCTGTTCACTCCCTACGGCTCCAACTCGCGCGAGCTCCGCAAGATGAGCACCATGTCCCTCCTCAGCGCCAAGCAAGTGCGGTTCTTCCGCTCCATCCGCGAGCAGGAGACCGTGAACATGCTCCGTTCTGTCGCAAGCGAAGCCAGCGGTTCCATCGTGAACCTGAGCACCCAGATCATGCGGCTCACCAACGACATAACCGCCCGCGCCCTGATCGGAGGCAAGTGCAG GTATCAAACGGAGTTCTTGGCGTTGGTGGATGAGTCCATCGAGGAGATGAGCGGATTCAGCTTGGTCGACTCATTTCCGTCCTGGGCAGGGCTCATCGGCTCCCTCAACGGCGTTCGACGCAAACTGACGAGGTTGCTCGCCCAAATTGATCTCATAATCGGCAGCATTTTGGATGAGCACCGGGCGGCGTGGGAGCTGAGCGGTGAGAAAGAAGAGAAAGACTTGATCGATGTGATGCTGAGAATCCAACACGAAGAAAGCCTTCCGTTTTCTCTAACAGATGAGTTCATCATTGCTATCGCCATG GATCTGTTCGTCGCCGGAAGCGACACCTCCAGCACCACTCTGCAATGGATCATGTCGGAGCTCATCCGGAACCCGGCCGTGATGAAGCGAGCCCAACAAGAAGTGCGAGAAACCTTCGGCGGCGACGGGAAGCCGGCGGAGGAGGATGTGGGTAAACTGAGCTACCTGAAGCTGGTGATCAAGGAGACCCTGCGGCTCCACCCTCCGGCGCCGTTTCTCATCCGCATCTGCCTCGAACCAACCGAGCTGCTCGGCTACCAGATCCCAGCCAACACTCGGGTGCTGGTCAACGCGTGGGCCATCGCGAGGGACCCTGCAGTATGGGGCGATGACGCCGAGGAATTCCGGCCGGAGAGGTTCGAGGGGAGCGCAGTGGACTACAAGGGAACTCACTTCGAGCTGTTGCCGTTCGGATCGGGGAGGAAGATGTGCGCCGGGATGGGATTCGGGGTGGCCACCGTCGAGTTCCCTCTCGCTTGCCTCCTCTACTACTTCGATTGGAAGTTGCCGGAGAAAGAGATCGAACTGGATATGAGGGAGACGTTCAAGTTAACGTCAAAAAGGAAGACGGATCTCTGTCTACGTGCTGTTCCTCGTCTTCCCCTGCCCTAA